The nucleotide sequence GGTCCCGCGCCAGACGCGAAACTTGCCGAGGAAGGTGGAGCCCATTTCCACGAGCTGGGCTGCGTGGCCTGCCATAACGCACCTGACAAGGGCGTGACGGACCCGAGCCGTGTCCCTCTGAACAACGTCGCGTCGAAATACCTTCCCGGCGCGCTCGTCGCATTCCTGAAGTCTCCGGACACCTATCATCCGGCCATCAAGATGCCGAATTTCAACCTCTCCGATGCGGAGGCGAACAGCATCGCCGCGTTTCTGACCGAAGCTTCCAAAGGCAAGGAAACCAAGTTCGACAAGGAGTTTCCGAAGGGGGATGCCGACCGTGGTGCGAAACTGGCGGAATCCCTCCAATGCGGCACCTGCCACGCGGGTGAGCCGATGGACCCCACGAAATTCCCGATCCCCTTGGACGGTCTGTTCAAGAAGGATTGGGCCGCAGGTGGTTGTGCCGCCCCGGCTGACAAGCTGGGCAAATCGCCCCACTTGAACTTGAGCGACAAGGATCGCGCCGCACTCGTCGCGTTTTCCAAGACTGGCGCGGATTCACTCAACCGTGACACTGCGGCGGAATACACCACCCGCCAGATTGAGACCCTCCGTTGCACGGCCTGCCACGCCATCGATTCGAAACAACCGCTGCTTAACGGCTTTCACGGCGAGACGGCCGGACTCGCGGCCCATATCAAGTCGTTGCACGAGCGGGTGGACCAGACCCGTCCGCAGCTCACGTTCACCGGGGAAATGCTCTACACCTCCGCCATCGAATCGATGATCGCAGGCACCACCGAGCCAAGGCCCCGGCCGTGGCTTGCGATGCGCATGCCCGCTTTCAAGAACCAGGCCACAGGCCTGGCCAACGGATTTTCCAAGCTTCATGGCCACGCGCCAGACAAGCCCGCCGAGGTGAAGGTGGATCCCGCGTTGGCCGCAATCGGCAAGGATCTTGTCAGCGCCACCGGTTTCGGCTGCACGACCTGCCACGGAATCGGCGATATGAAACCAACCGCCGCCTTCGAGGTGGAGGGTGTGAATTTCAAACTCTTCCCGAACCGCATCCGCGAGGATTACTACCACCGCTGGATGGACAATCCGCAGGCCGTCATCCCGGGTACGAAAATGCCGCGCTATTCACAGGACAACAAGTCGCAACGGACCGACGTGCTTGATGGCGACGCGAAGAAACAGTTCGAAGCCATCTGGAACTACCTGCACCAGAAGTGACCTTGGCGTTCCAGCCTGTCCGCCGGCAGATGGGCGGTGAATCATGATGAAAAAGGGGTGCTCCGGCATCCCTTTTTTCATGTCGGCGTGGCCGCCCATGGCCATATGTTTTTTCCCCTGTTGACCAATCGATCGTGGCTTCATAGCTTGGCGGAGTATTCTATGAAAACTCCCATTACCGTTTCCATCACCGGTGCCGCTGGCCAGATCGGCTACGCTCTCCTTTTCCGCATTGCTTCTGGTTTCGTGTTCGGCCCTGACCAGCCGGTGAACCTCCGGCTCATCGAGATCGAGCCGGGGTTGCCCGCTCTCAACGGGGTGATGATGGAACTGGATGACTGCGCGTTTCCACTGCTCAACGAAGTCATCGGCACCGCCGATCTGGACGAAGGTTTCAAGGATGCGAACTGGTGTCTGCTCGTCGGTTCAGTGCCTCGCAAGGCGGGGATGGAGCGCGCCGACCTGCTCGGTATCAATGGCAAGATTTTCACCGGTCAAGGCCAGGCGATCGCGAGGAACGCCGCCAAGGACGTGCGCGTGCTGGTCGTTGGAAACCCGTGCAACACGAACGCGCTGATCGCCATGAACAACGCCGCCGGAGTGCCTGCGGACCGTTTCTTCGCCATGACCCGGCTCGATGAGAACCGTGCGAAAAGCCAGCTCGCCCGGAAGGCCGGCGTCCACCAATCCAAGGTCACGAACCTCTGCATCTGGGGAAACCACTCCGCCACCCAATACCCGGATTTCACCAACGCGAGGATCGACGGTCGTCCCGTGACCGAGGTCATCACGGACCGTGAGTGGTTGGAAGGGGAGTTCATCACCACCGTCCAGCAGCGCGGTGCCGCCGTCATCAAGGCCCGCGGACTTTCCTCCGCCGCCTCCGCCGCGAACGCCGCCCTCGACACGGTGAAGAGCCTGATCACCCCGACACCGGAAGGAGACTGGCATTCCGTCGCCGTCTGTTCGGATGGCTCCTATGGTATTGAAAAGGGCATCATGGCCTCCATGCCGATCCGCACCCGCGGGGACGGCACGTGGGAGGTCGTGCAAGGTGTCCCGGTGAACGACTTCAGCCAGGGCAGGATCGATCTCACCATCGCCGAACTGCTGGAGGAGCGCGAGGCGGTCAAGGATTTGATCCCCGCGTGAGGATGGGGCGGCGGGCGATGCCGTGGCATGCACCCGCCGCGCTCCAAGGCGGTGGTTTTCAAAAAACGGGGTGAACGCCTGTGTCATATCAGGCTGTCGTGCGGCTCTTCAGGGTTGCTTTTGCTAAGATTTGGTAAAATACGATCCCGGGTGTTAAGCGGGTGTAAAGTTGATTGAGGTCACGAAACCAAGCGGTGTTTTGTGATTTCATGCAGCGACAAAAACCCTCCTACATCGCCGTTGGAATCCTCGCCACCTGTGCGACCATAGCCGCCCAGATACCGGCTTCCTCAAGCTTCAAACTTCGCCCCGCTTCGACAGCAGGAGTGGTCAGCATGGAGTTGACGGATCCGGGGAACCACACCTGGCAGGTCGAACGTTCGACCGACCTGATCCACTGGTTCCCCGTGACGACCACGAAGGTTCCCAACGGACGCTACGGCTATCTGTTCCCGATCGAGCCGGACGGCCGGAGTTATTTTTACCGGGCGGGCTACGATGCGGATCAACAGAATGTCACCAGCACCGTGGCATCCGCACTCGGCCTCGGAGCGGCGGCCGCCAATTTTTCCATCATCCCGCTGCCGTCCCACCTGACCGTCCCGATCATCACCGGGCAGAACAACACGCCGGTTACCAATCCGACGACCGATCCCGGTGCCGAACTTGGCAGGGTGCTTTTTTATGACAAGCGGTTGTCTCTCAACCAAACCGTCTCCTGTTCATCGTGCCATCAGGCTGCCCACGGCTTCTCCGATCCCGCCCGCCTCAGCGTGGGTTTCGAAGGTGGCCACACTCCCCGTAATTCCATGGGCCTTACCAGCGCCCGCTACTATCCCCGGGCGCGCTTCTTTTGGGATGAGCGGTCGGCGACGCTGGAGGACCAGGTGTTGCAACCCATCCAGAACAGCGTGGAAATGGGAATGACGCTTCCGGCCCTCAACGCGCGCCTCGCGGCGGAGCCGTTCTACCAGGATTTGTTCAACCGGGCATTCGGCAGCCAGCAGGTGACATCCGAACGGATCTCGAGGGCGCTTGCCCAGTTCGTGCGATCGATCGTATCCTATCGTTCAAAATATGACCTCGGGGTGCCGCTGAATTTTTCGAACTTCACCGCGCAGGAACAGCAGGGGAGGCAGATTTTCAACGGCCCGGGCGGCGGAGCTCCCTCGTGCGCGAGCTGCCACGGCACCGACAATTTCGTGCCGAACAATGTTTTCAACAACGGTTTGGAAAACCCCTATGTGGACA is from Luteolibacter yonseiensis and encodes:
- a CDS encoding c-type cytochrome, producing MLRNATAFLLLAASAAQAELVATFTRDVATDSRLDRFPALAIEAGEPATPFLTPGPFQAVWKGKIVVPKRMRLVFSFEGEGKAALKIAGKDVLTKEGDLGGKGSESTRLNPGEHEMEISYSSKPDGTATFRIFWEEASFPRQTIPASAFKAEATEATTLGELQRHGREVFAAQNCFKCHSGPTTMPETQLIPPILGGIGDRTSEEWLRRWIADPKTLKPTTHMPSLVDASTEEGRQQASDLAAHLVKLKTASSGPAPDAKLAEEGGAHFHELGCVACHNAPDKGVTDPSRVPLNNVASKYLPGALVAFLKSPDTYHPAIKMPNFNLSDAEANSIAAFLTEASKGKETKFDKEFPKGDADRGAKLAESLQCGTCHAGEPMDPTKFPIPLDGLFKKDWAAGGCAAPADKLGKSPHLNLSDKDRAALVAFSKTGADSLNRDTAAEYTTRQIETLRCTACHAIDSKQPLLNGFHGETAGLAAHIKSLHERVDQTRPQLTFTGEMLYTSAIESMIAGTTEPRPRPWLAMRMPAFKNQATGLANGFSKLHGHAPDKPAEVKVDPALAAIGKDLVSATGFGCTTCHGIGDMKPTAAFEVEGVNFKLFPNRIREDYYHRWMDNPQAVIPGTKMPRYSQDNKSQRTDVLDGDAKKQFEAIWNYLHQK
- a CDS encoding malate dehydrogenase; the encoded protein is MKTPITVSITGAAGQIGYALLFRIASGFVFGPDQPVNLRLIEIEPGLPALNGVMMELDDCAFPLLNEVIGTADLDEGFKDANWCLLVGSVPRKAGMERADLLGINGKIFTGQGQAIARNAAKDVRVLVVGNPCNTNALIAMNNAAGVPADRFFAMTRLDENRAKSQLARKAGVHQSKVTNLCIWGNHSATQYPDFTNARIDGRPVTEVITDREWLEGEFITTVQQRGAAVIKARGLSSAASAANAALDTVKSLITPTPEGDWHSVAVCSDGSYGIEKGIMASMPIRTRGDGTWEVVQGVPVNDFSQGRIDLTIAELLEEREAVKDLIPA
- a CDS encoding cytochrome-c peroxidase, with amino-acid sequence MQRQKPSYIAVGILATCATIAAQIPASSSFKLRPASTAGVVSMELTDPGNHTWQVERSTDLIHWFPVTTTKVPNGRYGYLFPIEPDGRSYFYRAGYDADQQNVTSTVASALGLGAAAANFSIIPLPSHLTVPIITGQNNTPVTNPTTDPGAELGRVLFYDKRLSLNQTVSCSSCHQAAHGFSDPARLSVGFEGGHTPRNSMGLTSARYYPRARFFWDERSATLEDQVLQPIQNSVEMGMTLPALNARLAAEPFYQDLFNRAFGSQQVTSERISRALAQFVRSIVSYRSKYDLGVPLNFSNFTAQEQQGRQIFNGPGGGAPSCASCHGTDNFVPNNVFNNGLENPYVDKGIGDVTGLPQDEGLFKVPSLRNIELTAPYMHDGRFATLEQVVEFYSTGVVAHPNLSGPLREGPPPGPGQPPQPVVPRRLNLSTAQKAALVAFLKTLTDRTVTTDPKFQDPFKYGQ